One genomic window of Candidatus Kuenenia stuttgartiensis includes the following:
- a CDS encoding helix-turn-helix domain-containing protein has product MKSKDEKWALFWCNLLHPVIFGEIEKEQTNLFLKKLCLQEVVFPNGKRKRPTISTLRRKLNRYRKDGFQSLARKARSDRGASRRFSPEIIDKAVELKKEQPRRSDDCLNRFLEKYYGKTIPKSTLYRHLRLAGATRLKLGVSQQKVRIRS; this is encoded by the coding sequence ATGAAATCGAAAGACGAAAAATGGGCTTTATTCTGGTGCAATCTTCTGCATCCTGTCATCTTCGGTGAGATTGAGAAGGAGCAGACCAACCTTTTTCTGAAAAAACTCTGCCTTCAGGAGGTCGTATTCCCCAACGGAAAGCGGAAAAGACCCACTATCTCTACCCTCAGGAGAAAACTCAACCGCTACCGCAAAGATGGATTTCAATCTCTTGCAAGAAAGGCGAGGAGCGACCGTGGCGCATCCAGAAGGTTTTCTCCTGAAATTATCGACAAAGCCGTTGAACTCAAAAAAGAACAACCACGCCGCAGCGACGATTGCCTCAACCGCTTTCTTGAGAAATACTATGGGAAAACGATCCCCAAATCCACCCTCTACCGCCATCTCAGACTCGCAGGGGCGACCCGGCTCAAACTCGGCGTC